The nucleotide sequence GAGCAAACAGAGGACAAAATTGCACCCTCAGACTTCTACCCCGTCCCCACCGTAGCGCCCATAGCCAAAGCCGTCGGGTCACTCAAAGACAAGCATTACATCGAATTCACAGGACACCCCCACTGCGGCATGGCAACCTACCTGCTCGTAGATGACGGCAAAATTACCCCGATAACACGCGTAGCCAACGTGGACAAATTCACCGACGCCATGAAAAAAATCTACGAAGATGCCTCGCAGGGACACAAGAACGTCGCAAAACTGCATTTAGTCGGTGCAGCACGGCACGTGAAGTTCAGCTTCCTGCGCAAATACATCCTCAAAGTCCTAACAGAGGGCAACTACGACAGCTTAGGCGACCTGCAGCGCAAATCTTTGCTGCTTACGTCTATGCATTTTATGGACCCGTACAATTTTGATTTGGAGCGGGTGCAGCGTTGCCTGATTCACTATGCATTGCCTGATGGAAGAATCATACCGTTCTGCACGTACAACAACATTCACCGTCCAGAAGTTGAGAAGAAACTTGGCGTACCAATTAAAGAGTGGCAAAGCAAGCATAAGGTTGAAATAACTCAGCCTTTCTAGAACACGGGAACAAGTGATATTCATGGGTGGAAAAAAGAAGCTCGGCTTAAAGCAGATGGAACGTACGCAGGCTAAAACCGACGACGCTAAAAAGAAAGAAAAAGCAGGTCCTCCAAAAGATAGGAAGACCAATATTAACGTGATTCCGCCAAACGCGAAGAACGAGAAAGTCGTCGCTGAAGCGAAAAAGATGCCTGTTCTGACGCCGTATGCAGTGGCTACAAAGTTTAACGTGCGTATTAGTGCCGCTAAAGAGTTCCTAAGTAATTTGGAGCAAAACGGCGCCGTAGAGTTGGTTTCAAGCAGCCACAGCCTCAAAATCTACAAGCCAAACAAGTAGCTGAGCGTTTTTTTCAGCTACCAAAATATCTACCAAAATTCATTTTTCAATTCATAGGAGTTGTAATTGTGGAGTCTTACCCCAAAAGAGTTTACACGCAAGAAGAACATCAACAAGCTAAACAATTAACCGACTCGGGATACAAACACGAACTAACAGTCAAAGGAAACCCCGAATTCACAGAAAAAGTCAACCAAGCCCTTGAACATGCCAAAACGGCAGGGCAATACGAATTCCTACGGACCTACCTGCGCGAAATTATAGAAATCGATGGGTTAACGCAGCTGCGCGAAACCGAAGTGGCAATCTGGGCAAACAAATTCGCCGTTGAAAACCCCGTTGACTTCGCCAGCCTACTGGTGCAAAAAGCGCATCACATGAAAGAGTACATAGACGGTGAAATGTACTACGGCGGCGCCTCAGAAAACCGTACCATACAAAAACGCATGGAATTCTTAGAAACCCTCAAAGAGAAAAGCAGTGACGAAAAAGTAAAAAAAGAGTGCCAACGCCTCTTAGACATGTGGCGTGACAGCTCACTAGCTTTCTAATCTAATCTAGTAACGTAACCCGTATCGGGGTTCCACTTTTTATCTTCTCGAAAATCTCCAGGTTTTTTGTTATCTTGCCCAGTTTGCTTACGGGGCTGTACGGTTGGGATTTGCCATAGAAAATGCACAGGGCACTGCTCATGGGCCAGTACGCTATGGTTCCTGTTTCCACTTTCGCTTTGGCTTTTTCGCCGCCCAGTTGCAGGGGAACTTCAAAGTAGACCTCTTCTTTCCAAAGAGCCGCACGCCCCTCCAAAGGAAGCTTGCCAACAATTGTTTCCACAGTGCGCGGAGCCAAAAACCTAACCAACTCGCCCTCTGCTTCACCTAAACCCTCAACAACAAACTTTATTTTAATTCTAGACACATCTTCGCCCAAACTTCTCAACTCCTAAAACATCTGCCAAACAAAGCCAGACGGGAAGCTAGTACACAAGTCAATATATAACTTTTACAGTAAACCCGCCAGCCACAACACAGGTTACTCCACGTGCAGTTGGCGCACAACCCCATAATCCGAAATCACCCGCATTTTACGTGCCCGCAACTCGGCATCCAACGCGGCGTCGCCCGTGTCCACTTTCAAGCTTTTAAGACCACGCAGTTTGCTCTCAGTAGCAACCACCACCACGTTATCCAAACCCACCCCCCGCAGAACCCGAGGACTTATCTGCTGGTTTCCGCGACCAAAAACAAACCCTTGCCCGCCAATTGGAGTCACCACAACCTGCACCGCCTCAGCCCCACGCAACGCGTCTAAGAGTTGGGTTTCAGTTACGTCTTTGGCTACAATTTTCTTGTTTACAAAAAGGTCAACACCCAGCAGCGTTTTTTTCTGGTCTAGCAGGTCGGCTATGGTTCGGGTGGTGGTTCCAGGACAGATGATGTAGAGGGTGTTGGGTTGCATGTTTTCTATGATGTATAGGGCAAGGGCGGCTTGGTTTTCTAGTTCGCTTTCGGTCATGGGGCTTGCGAGTTTGTTCGTTTGAATCAAATGCGGCTCATAAGGCGCCAGTACGTAACCGTACAGATGAGCGGATACTCTGCCTTCTCGAAAAACCGCTTCGTCAACATCCATAACCTCTGCCTCATGCAAAGGCAACCCCCGCCACAAAAAACGGGCTACAACCCGCGCCGCCGCCACAGGCGTTAGGGCAAAAACCGCGCTGTGCATCTTCACCCCCGTAGGCACCCCCAAAACGGGAACCTGCAAACCCACCACTGACAAGACGTTGCGGGCAGTTCCGTCACCGCCGCAGAAAACCAGAAAATCCACACCTTCCTTGAGCATACGCTGGGCAACCTCGCAGGTATCCTCAGGCACAGTCGACACTTTTGGTTTGCCAAGTACAGTGCATTCAAACCCACACGCGCGGGCTTCAGATTCACCCATATCGCCAGCACCCACCAGCAAATCCAAACCCGATTTCACAGCAGACAACTCGGAAAAAAACGCTTTTGCCTTCAACGGAGCCACAGGCTTAGCCCCCAACGCCAACGCCCGCTCCAAAATCTCCGCACCATCAGTACCCTTAAGCCCCACAGGACCCCCCATACCTGCAACGGGGTTCACGATAACGCCCAACCGTTTTACGGAAAGTTTCTGGGTGTTTGCGTTGCTGGCTTTGTTTTTTTCCATCTACGCGTGCCTTCTGTGTACTAACAGGGAAGCAACAAAATAAAAGCATACCAAGCTGAAAAACAAAGAATTGAGGAGACCACATGTGTGGTCAGTTGTGGTTTGTGGGGTTTATTGGGCTTCGCAGCCGATGAATTGTTTGTTGACTTTGTCGAGCCAGGGGTAGAGTTCGTGGAGTTTGTCCATAGATTGGGCGACTTTTTCGGTGGGGTATTCGTAGGGTTGTAGATTGCCGTTGAAGTATTCTTCGTAGGCTTGCATGTCGAAGTGCCCGTGTCCGCAGAGTACGAAGAGTATGGTTTTTTCTTCGCCTGTTTGTTTGCATCGGACGGCTTCGTCTATGGCGGCTTTTATGGCGTGTGAGGGCTCGGGGGCGGGGATGATGCCTTCGGTTTGGATGAAGAGTTTGGCTGCGTCGAAGACTTCGATTTGGTTGTAGGCTTGGGTTTGCATGTGGCCTGTTTGGTTTAGGATGCTAATTGTGGGGGCAATGCCGTGGTAGCGCAATCCGCCTGCGTGGATGGGGGCAGGCATGAAGTCGTGTCCAAGACTATGCATGGGAACTAGCGGGGTGATGCGGGCGGTGTCACCATGGTCGTACTGGTACTGTCCTTTGGTAACTTTTGGGCATGCGGTGGGTTCGGTGGCGACGAACTGGGTTTCTTTGGGGGCTTTCTTGGTGATTTTGTCGTAGTAGAAGGGCCAAATCACGCCTGAGTAGCTGCTGCCTCCGCCGATGCATCCGTAGATTACGTCGGGGTAATCGTCGACGAGTTCGAGCTGTTTTTTGGCTTCTAGGCCTTCTACGGTTTGGTGGAGCAAAACGTGGTTGAAGACGCTGCCGATTGTGTATTTGGCTTCGTTTTCATGAACTAGGGCGTCTTCGACGGCTTCGCTAATGGCTATGCCAAGGCTGCCTTTATTGTCGGGGTCTTCGGCAAGGATTTTCCTGCCTGCTTCGGTTTGCATGCTGGGGCTGGCAAAGCATTCGCCTCCAAAAGCGTGCATCATCATCTTGCGGTACGGTTTTTGGTCGTAGCTTGCGCGTACCATGTAAACTGTGGCTTTTAAGCCAAACATCATGGCGGCAAAGGAGAGTGCTGAGCCCCATTGTCCTGCGCCTGTTTCGGTGGTTAAGCGTTTGGTGCCTTCTTTCATGTTATAATAAGCTTGGGGGACGGCGGTGTTGGGTTTGTGGCTGCCTGCGGGGCTTACGCCTTCGTATTTGTAGTAGATTTTGGCGGGGGTTTTAAGGGCTTTTTCGAGGTTTACGGCTCGGAAAAGAGGTGAAGGCCTCCAGAGCTTGTATACTTCGCGAACTTCCTCGGGGATGTCTATCCATCGTTCCTTGCTTAGTTCCTGCTCAAGGATAGCTTTGGGGAAAATTCGTGGAACGATGCCAACGCCTGGTTCTTTGGTGTTGGGGTCAATGAATGGGGGGAGGGGTTTGGGGAGGTCAGGGGTTATGTTGTACCATTGTTTTGGTACGTCATCTTCAGGGAGGAATATTTTTCGGGTGGGCATGAGCTTTTTTCACCTTTAATGATGTTTGACACTGTATAGCGTGTTTGGTACTTAAACATACAGGAACATATTTATGCGTTGCTGTACAGAAACGTACCTGATGTGGAATAATATCAAAAGGCACATGGAAGCCTACCCTGAAAGGCTAAAAGTAGCCCACGTCCTAGTCGAAAACGGCCTAAGCATCAAAGACAAAAAAATCTACCTCAACCAAATCGAAATTCCCCCCGTACGCATCGCCCGAGCCGCAAACGTAGACAGACGCACCGTAAACGAAACCACAAACCTCATCAAAAACACCCCCGAACTCAAACAAATCTTCGAAGAAATCCGCCCCGCAGGACACTCCCTCAAAGAAATCGCAAAACACCTCAACTTAGGCGTCGTAGAAATCTCCGTCGAAGACGCCAAAGCCCACGGAATCCTATCAAAAACCGCAACCGCCCTAACAGAAGGCGGCTTAAGCATCCGACAAGCCATAGTCGACGACCCCGAACTCTCACCCGAACCCAAACTCGCCTTCATCGTCGAAAAAAAAATCCCAGGCGAACTCATATCCGAACTTCTTAAAATCAAAGGCGTCGCCAAAGTCTCCGTATACTAATTTGCCGCGCCCACAAACAGCAGTAAACACTAAACATGCAAAAAAGGTGAAATGCATTAACTGATGCATGGTATCAGACCACAGTTTTAAGAAAAACTTTATATGGCAATTATGTTTTGTTGTTGTTCGCATTTAAGGGGTTTATTGGATTTGTCAAATAATCAATCTAATGGAATGCCAATTCTTGTATTAAAGGAAGGTTCAAAAAGGTCCCGTGGAAGAGAAGCGCAGCACACCAATATTATGGCTGCAAAGATTGTTGCGGAAAGCGTCCGAAGTGCCCTAGGTCCAAAGGGTATGGATAAGATGCTTGTGGATAGTTTTGGTGACGTAACTATAACTAGTGATGGACGCACGATTTTGGATGAGATGGATGTGGAAAATCCCGCGGCGAAGATGCTTGTGGAAGTTTCTAAAGCTCAGGATAACGAAGCGGGTGATGGTACAACCTCAGCTGTTGTTATCGCAGGCGAACTCTTAGGCAAGGCTGAAGAGCTTATCGAGAAAAACATACACCCAACCATCATAGTTGACGGCTACAAACTTGCACAGGAAAAAGCCTTGGAAACTTTGGAGAAAATCGCCGTAAACGTTGACCTGCAAAAAGGGGATTACCTAAAACAAGCCGCAGTTACCTCCATGGCAAGCAAACTCGTTGCCGAACACAAAGACTACCTCGCCGACATGGTCGTTAAAGCCATGATGTCCGTGGCAGAAAAAGACGGCGAAGTCTACAAGGCAG is from Candidatus Bathyarchaeota archaeon and encodes:
- a CDS encoding amino acid-binding protein, whose translation is MRCCTETYLMWNNIKRHMEAYPERLKVAHVLVENGLSIKDKKIYLNQIEIPPVRIARAANVDRRTVNETTNLIKNTPELKQIFEEIRPAGHSLKEIAKHLNLGVVEISVEDAKAHGILSKTATALTEGGLSIRQAIVDDPELSPEPKLAFIVEKKIPGELISELLKIKGVAKVSVY
- a CDS encoding cyclophilin-like fold protein — protein: MSRIKIKFVVEGLGEAEGELVRFLAPRTVETIVGKLPLEGRAALWKEEVYFEVPLQLGGEKAKAKVETGTIAYWPMSSALCIFYGKSQPYSPVSKLGKITKNLEIFEKIKSGTPIRVTLLD
- a CDS encoding ATP-NAD kinase family protein, which produces MEKNKASNANTQKLSVKRLGVIVNPVAGMGGPVGLKGTDGAEILERALALGAKPVAPLKAKAFFSELSAVKSGLDLLVGAGDMGESEARACGFECTVLGKPKVSTVPEDTCEVAQRMLKEGVDFLVFCGGDGTARNVLSVVGLQVPVLGVPTGVKMHSAVFALTPVAAARVVARFLWRGLPLHEAEVMDVDEAVFREGRVSAHLYGYVLAPYEPHLIQTNKLASPMTESELENQAALALYIIENMQPNTLYIICPGTTTRTIADLLDQKKTLLGVDLFVNKKIVAKDVTETQLLDALRGAEAVQVVVTPIGGQGFVFGRGNQQISPRVLRGVGLDNVVVVATESKLRGLKSLKVDTGDAALDAELRARKMRVISDYGVVRQLHVE
- a CDS encoding TrpB-like pyridoxal phosphate-dependent enzyme, giving the protein MPTRKIFLPEDDVPKQWYNITPDLPKPLPPFIDPNTKEPGVGIVPRIFPKAILEQELSKERWIDIPEEVREVYKLWRPSPLFRAVNLEKALKTPAKIYYKYEGVSPAGSHKPNTAVPQAYYNMKEGTKRLTTETGAGQWGSALSFAAMMFGLKATVYMVRASYDQKPYRKMMMHAFGGECFASPSMQTEAGRKILAEDPDNKGSLGIAISEAVEDALVHENEAKYTIGSVFNHVLLHQTVEGLEAKKQLELVDDYPDVIYGCIGGGSSYSGVIWPFYYDKITKKAPKETQFVATEPTACPKVTKGQYQYDHGDTARITPLVPMHSLGHDFMPAPIHAGGLRYHGIAPTISILNQTGHMQTQAYNQIEVFDAAKLFIQTEGIIPAPEPSHAIKAAIDEAVRCKQTGEEKTILFVLCGHGHFDMQAYEEYFNGNLQPYEYPTEKVAQSMDKLHELYPWLDKVNKQFIGCEAQ